CCCGCGGCAGCGCGGACTCGGAGGAGGAGGTCGACAGGATCAGCAGGAACTCACGGCTCAGGTACTTGAAGAGCGTGAAGATGTTCAGGCCCGCGACGAGCCGCAGCAGCGTGCCGAGCACGATGAAGACGAACAGCACGCAGGTGACGTAGAAGCCGAGCATCAGGACGGCGAGGCTCTTCAGGGCGTCGACACCTGCGGAGCCGACCACGGCGGCCATCGCGCCGAAGGCGCCGATCGGGGCGGCCCACATGACCATGGCGAGGACCCGGAAGACGAGCCGCTGGATGTGCTCGACACCGCGCAGGATCGGCTGGCCGACGGAGCCCATGGCCTGGAGCGCGAAGCCGCACAGGAGCGCGATGAGCAGGGTCTGGAGGACCTCGCCCTCGGTGAAGGCGGAGACGAAGGTCGTCGGGATGATGCCGAGCAGGAACTCGGTGGTGTCCTTGGCCTCCGCGTCCACCTGGGCGTGACCGGCGTTCTTGACCGCGTCGGTGACGGCGAGACCGGTGCCCGGCTCCAGGATGTTGCCGACGACCAGGCCGATGCCCAGTGCGACCAGCGACATGACCATGAAGTAGCCGAGGGCGATACCGCCGACGGCACCGACCTTGGCGGCCTTCCGCACCGAGCCGATGCCGAGCACGATCGTGCAGAAGATGATCGGCGAGATCATCATCTTGATCAGGTTCACGAACCCGGTGCCGATCGGCTTCAGCTCGACCGCGAAGTCGGGCGCGACCAGGCCGACGGTGATACCGAGGGCGACCGCGACGATCACCGCGATGTACAGATAGTGGGTGCGGTCCTTCTTGACTGCGGGTGCCGTATCGGTGCTGGCTGCCACGGCTGCCCTCCTTGACGTCGTCGTCGGCATGACCGGCGTGCGGCTCACGTCCGGGCTTTTGAGGAATGCCGTGACTATCTCCTGCCCTGTGAGGGCGGTCACCCTTCCGTTCATTTAGTTCACCGGAACCGCACACGCGTGCCCGTGATCACCAGGGCGGATGATCACGTGAGAAGAGCACACGAGCGGGCGGACATCGCACATACGGTCCACTCCTGGCACCTGACGCGGAACCGGTTCGAGGAAGGGGCGACTGCGTGGCAAGGGCACAAGAAGGCGACGAAGCCGGACATGCCCGGTACACGTTTCGGCTGCGCGTCTCGTCCACCGCCCGGGCGTCCCTGCTCTCGGAATGGGACCGGTGCCGGTGGGTGTGGAACGAGAGCGTGGCCCGCTGAAGAGGGCCCACGCCGAAGGAGAGGTGTGTGGCCCCGCCCGGCTGGACCGGATGCTGACCGGTGCGCGCGCCATCACACCCTGGCTGGCCGAGGGAGCCTCGGTTCCCCAGCAACAGGTCATCCGCGACTTCGGCAAGTGCCGCGCGCGGGCACTGAAGGACATCAAGGAGCGCAAGCCGGCGCGGGAACGGGCCGGGATGCCCGGTTACAAGAGGAAAGGGGCAGCGGCCCCCAGCCTGAACTACACGCGCCGAGGCTTCCGGATCAGGGAAGGGTGCCTGCATCTCGCGGGCGGCATCATCGTGTCAGTGGTGTGGTCGCGGGAGCTGCCCACCGAGCCCTCCTCGGTGCGCGTGTTCCAGGACGCTGTCGGGCACTGGTACGCCTCGTTCGTCGTCCCTGCCGAGGTCCGTCCGCTGCCCGGAACCGCCCGGGTCATCGGAATCGACTGGGGCGTGCGGGAGACCGCGACCACCACCTCCGACGCCCACGACCTTCCGCACCCCGAACACGGGAGGAAGGCGAAGGAGAAGCGCGTCAGGACACCGCTCGCAAGTGGGCGAAGAAGGTGATCCGAGATCACGACGTGATCGCGGTGGAGGACTTCCGCCCGAAGTTCCTCGCCAAGACCTCGATGGCCCGGAAGGCGGCCGACGCGGCCATCGGCGCCACCAAACGGGCCCTGATCGAGATGGGCCGAAAGCATGCGCGGGACGTACGCCTGGTGCACCCCGCGCACACCACCATGGACTGCGCTTCGTGCGGAGCGAGAACCAAGCACGCACTCCCGCTGTCGGAACGTCTCTACACCTGCACCGTCTGCGGAGCCGTCTCCCCCAGAGACAAGAACTCCGCCCGCGTCATGCTGGTCCGGGCTGGTCTGAACCCGGCTGGTGTCGAGGGCGCAAGACCTCCTGGAGCGCCGCTCCGGGCGGCGGCCTGAGCCAGGAATCCCCTTCGCACGCGAGGGGAGCAGTCAAAATCGGCCATGGGGCACACTGACGACATGCGCATACCCGTACCGAGACCCAGGAGCCTGGCGGCGCAGCTCTTCGCCATGCAGGCCGTGCTGATCGCCGTGGTCGTGGCGGGGTACGCGCTGTTCACGTACGTCAGCGACCGGGGGCAGGCCGAGAGTGCGGCGCGCGATCAGGCCAGGGTGGTGGCGCGGGCGGTCGCGGACTCGCCTTCCGTGCGGGAGGCGATCGGGACGGCGGACCCGACGGCCGAACTCCAGCCCTACGCGCTGCGGGTCATGGCCGACACCGAGGTGGACTTCGTCACGATCATGAGTCCGCAGGGCATCCGCTGGACCCACCCCGACCAGAAGCAGATCGGCAAGCACTTCCTCGGCAACACCGAGCGCGCGCTCAAGGGCAGGACCTTCACCGAGACCTACAAGGGCACCCTCGGCTACTCCGTCCGCGCGGTCACCCCGGTCAAGGACGGACAGGGGCGGGTGATCGGCCTGGTCAGCGCCGGCATACAGGTCGAGAAGATCAGCAAGCGGGTGCAGGGCCAGCTGACCGCGCTGCTCGTCGTCGCGGGCAGCGCGCTCGCGCTCGGCGCCGTCGGCACGTACGTCATCAACGCCAGGCTGCGCCGGCACACCCACGGCATGAACGCGGCCGAGCTCAGCCGGATGCACGACTACCACCAGGCCGCGCTGCACGCCGTACGCGAGGGGCTGCTGATGCTGGACGGGCGGTACCGGGTCGCGCTGATCAACGACGGCGGTCGGGAGCTGCTCGACGTCGGGGACGTGGTGGGCCGTTCGGTGGCGGACCTCGGTCTGCCCGCGCCGCTGACGGGGGCGCTGCTGGCGTCCGAGCCGCGGGTGGACGAGGTGCATCTGACGGCGTCGCGGGTGCTGGTCGTCAACACCTCGCCGGTCTCCGGCGGGGAGCAGCGCGGCACCGTGGTCACCCTGCGCGATGTCACCGAACTCCAGTCCGTGATGGGCGAGTTGGACTCGGAGCGCGGCTTCACGCAGGCGCTGCGCTCGCAGGCCCACGAGGCGGCGAACCGGCTGCACACCGTGGTCTCCCTGATCGAACTGGGCCGCTCCGAACAGGCGGTGGACTTCGCGACCGCCGAACTGGAGCTGGCGCAGGCGCTGACGGACCAGGTGGTGGCGGCCGTCGGTGAGCCGGTGCTGGCCGCGCTGCTGCTGGGCAAGACGGCGCAGGCGAACGAGCGGGGTGTGGAGCTGGTGGTGTCGGAGGACAGCCGCCTGGACGACGGACTGCTGCCGGCGTCGCTCCCGGCCCGCGACCTGGTGACGATCCTGGGCAACCTCATCGACAACGCGGTGGACGCGGCCCAGGGGAGCGTGCGGGCGCGGGTGACGGTGACGGCGTACGCCGACGCGGGGTGCTCGGAGCTGGTGCTGCGGGTCTCCGACACCGGCGCGGGCGTCGACCCGGCCCACGCGGAGGCGGTCTTCCGGCGCGGCTTCTCGACGAAGCCGGCGGGTCCGGGCGGCCGCGGCCTCGGCCTCGCCCTGGTCCGCCAGGCAGTCACCCGCCGCAAGGGCACCCTGACGGTGGCGGAGGCGGAGGGAGGCGGCGCCGAGTTCGAGGTACGACTCCCGCTGGGGGCGGAACGGGGGGACGTGGAGCCGCTGGGCGCCGGGGAAGGGGATGTCGAGCCGCGCGACACCGGACCAAGGGGCCACCACCCCGCCGCCGCCCACCCCAGGGACCGTGGAACACCCCCCGAGGACCCCCCACCCCCCACCAGCGCTACCGTCCCCGGCAGCCCCACGGTCCCCGGAGGTGATGTATGAGCGGTCAGCAGGCCATCCGTGTTCTGGTCGTCGAGGACGACCCCGTCGCCGCCGACGCGCATGTCATGTACGTCAACCGCGTCCCCGGCTTCGTGGCCGTCGGCAAGGCGCACACCGGTGCGGAGGCCCGGCGGCTCCTGGACCGTACGGCCGTGGACCTGCTGCTTCTCGATCTGCATCTGCCGGACGGGCACGGCCTCCAGCTGGCCCGGCAGTTGCGGGCGGCCGGGCATCAGGCGGACGTGATAGCGGTGACGTCGGCCCGGGACCTGACGGTGGTCAGGGAGGGCGTCTCGCTCGGTGTCGTCCAGTACGTGCTGAAGCCGTTCACCTTCGCCACCCTGCGCGACCGGCTCGTCCGCTACGCCGAGTTCCACGCGGCGGCCGGCGAGGCCAGCGGCCAGGACGAGGTCGACCGCGCGCTGGCCACGCTCCGCGCACCGGGCCCGGCCGCCCTGCCCAAGGGGCTCAGCGCGCCCACCCTGGAGCGTGTGACGCTCGCCCTGCGCGACCGCGCGGAGGGGCTCACGGCGACCGGCCTGGCCGAGGTGGTCGGCATCTCCCGGATCACCGCCCGCCGTTATCTGGAGCATCTGGTGGATGCCGGCCGCGCCGCCCGCAGCCCGCAGTACGGCACGGTGGGGCGGCCGGAACTCCAGTACCGGTGGGTCAAGGGACAGTGACACCGGACCGTGCACGCTCATTGACCTGACTAGACCACTCCTCCTACCTTCACCGGGCAACCACCCAGGCCACAACGCCGTGCGCCCGCAGGAGGTCATGCCCGTGCGCCCCACCGCCGCAACAACCGCCCTGCTCACCACCGCCCTCGCCGCCGCCGCGACCCTCACCGCCTGCGGCGGCGGTTCCGGCAGCGACCC
Above is a window of Streptomyces griseorubiginosus DNA encoding:
- a CDS encoding cation:dicarboxylate symporter family transporter, whose product is MPTTTSRRAAVAASTDTAPAVKKDRTHYLYIAVIVAVALGITVGLVAPDFAVELKPIGTGFVNLIKMMISPIIFCTIVLGIGSVRKAAKVGAVGGIALGYFMVMSLVALGIGLVVGNILEPGTGLAVTDAVKNAGHAQVDAEAKDTTEFLLGIIPTTFVSAFTEGEVLQTLLIALLCGFALQAMGSVGQPILRGVEHIQRLVFRVLAMVMWAAPIGAFGAMAAVVGSAGVDALKSLAVLMLGFYVTCVLFVFIVLGTLLRLVAGLNIFTLFKYLSREFLLILSTSSSESALPRVIAKMEHLGVSKPVVGITIPTGYSFNLDGTMIYMTMASLFVADAMGTPMAVSEQIPLLLFLFVASKGAAGVTGAGLATLAGGLQSHKPALVDGIGLIVGIDRFMSEARALTNFAGNAVATVLIGTWTKEIDRERVDQVLAGHLPFDEKTLLDNADDEPAAEIPEQGGEKELAKA
- a CDS encoding sensor histidine kinase, translating into MRIPVPRPRSLAAQLFAMQAVLIAVVVAGYALFTYVSDRGQAESAARDQARVVARAVADSPSVREAIGTADPTAELQPYALRVMADTEVDFVTIMSPQGIRWTHPDQKQIGKHFLGNTERALKGRTFTETYKGTLGYSVRAVTPVKDGQGRVIGLVSAGIQVEKISKRVQGQLTALLVVAGSALALGAVGTYVINARLRRHTHGMNAAELSRMHDYHQAALHAVREGLLMLDGRYRVALINDGGRELLDVGDVVGRSVADLGLPAPLTGALLASEPRVDEVHLTASRVLVVNTSPVSGGEQRGTVVTLRDVTELQSVMGELDSERGFTQALRSQAHEAANRLHTVVSLIELGRSEQAVDFATAELELAQALTDQVVAAVGEPVLAALLLGKTAQANERGVELVVSEDSRLDDGLLPASLPARDLVTILGNLIDNAVDAAQGSVRARVTVTAYADAGCSELVLRVSDTGAGVDPAHAEAVFRRGFSTKPAGPGGRGLGLALVRQAVTRRKGTLTVAEAEGGGAEFEVRLPLGAERGDVEPLGAGEGDVEPRDTGPRGHHPAAAHPRDRGTPPEDPPPPTSATVPGSPTVPGGDV
- a CDS encoding response regulator; this encodes MSGQQAIRVLVVEDDPVAADAHVMYVNRVPGFVAVGKAHTGAEARRLLDRTAVDLLLLDLHLPDGHGLQLARQLRAAGHQADVIAVTSARDLTVVREGVSLGVVQYVLKPFTFATLRDRLVRYAEFHAAAGEASGQDEVDRALATLRAPGPAALPKGLSAPTLERVTLALRDRAEGLTATGLAEVVGISRITARRYLEHLVDAGRAARSPQYGTVGRPELQYRWVKGQ